The genomic segment ACTGGCCGGTTACTCCTGGGAGGAAAACAACAACAACGATGGCTTCCAGCTGACCACCTCGGATTATTATAACGACGATCTCAGCTACTATAATCCCGGAATGGCGAATGTGGTTGATTTGCTGGGCTTCGGCAATTATTATCTGTCTACGCTACGTATGATATCGGTCTATGGTCGGATCAACTATGCCTATGATAGCAGGTATTTGTTGCAGGCCACGGTAAGACGTGATGGTTCATCGGCCTTTGGCATCAACAACCGCTGGGCAACCTTTCCTTCAGTGTCGGCAGCCTGGCGCTTGTCCGAGGAACCTTTTATGCGCGAAGCCGGTGTTTTTGATGATCTCAAGCTGCGGGCGGGATATGGTGTCAGTGGCAACTCGTTGGGCTTCGACGCCTTTACGGCGCAGAGCGTGCAAGGTACCTCTTCCAAATTTTTCGATTACGTGAGCGCAGATGGACTGATCAGCCCGCTACGTACACTACAGGTATTGCGCAACAGCAATCCGGATCTCAAATGGGAAACGACCAGTATGATTAACCTCGGATTGGATTTCGGTATCCTGAACAGTCGCCTGAGTGGATCGTTGGAGCTTTATAAAAAGAAAACAAGCGACCTGATTTATGACTATCAGGTGAGTCAGTCTAAATATATCTATCCGATCTTGACTGCGAATGTCGGGGAGATTGAAAACCGAGGAATAGAGCTGACGCTGAATGCGAAAGCCGTGGATAAACAGTATTTTAAGTGGAATACAGGAATTGTGCTGTCACACAATTCCAACAAGGTGGTCAGTATCGCCAATGAGCAGTTCACCCAGGATTATATTGAACTTTCGGATCTGGGAGGGGCAGGCCAAAGTAATTTTTTTCAACAACGCTTGACACCCGGGGCACCAATAGGACAGTTCTATACTTGGGAATGGGCCGGGTACAATGACCAGGGGGGCTCGGTATTCTACTCCCATGACGAAAAAACAGGTGAACGAACCGGTGAAACCACAATAACCCCACAACGGAAGGATCAGACCGTCACAGGTAGCCCCCAACCTAAGCTGACACTCGGTTGGAGCAACAACTTGTCTTACAAGGGCTTTGCGCTGACTGGAATGTTTCAGGGTAGCTTTGGTCAAAAAATCCTGAACGCTACGCGGGCACGGCACTCGAATGTGGTCGGCAATGCGGGACAGAAAAATCTGCTGGCCAGCGTGCTGGAAACCGAACGCATGACGGACATTAACGCCCATTATCTATCCGATAGGTACTTGGAGAATGGAAGCTTTTTACGCTTAGCCTATGTGACATTAGCCTACCATATTCCAGTCAAAAATGTTCCTGTAAAAAATTTACGGGTGTATGCGACGATGAACAATGTGTTTGTCCTAACGAAATATAAAGGTATCGACCCAGAAGTGGGACTCGGCGGACTAAAACCCGGTATCGACAATCGGCAGACCTATCCCCGTACACGCACGTTTATGTTCGGACTAAACTTTAATTTATAAGAGCAGCTATGCATCGGATGAACCCGCTGTCGAAAATAGGCAGATCCAATCGGACGGGCTAGCTATCCTAGATGCAGAATAGAAGCTCGTGAAACCATGAGAAAGTAGGTATGAATCCAAAGAGACAACTACAAATGAGATATTATTTACATATGAAATCAAAACTTATTATCCAGTTATTTGCGCTGTCGGCCCTGGCCTTTACACAGGCTTCCTGTACTGACCTAGACGTTGATATAAAATCACAACATACGGAGTTCCCAAATACTGAACGTGCTGCAGAAGCCATATTGGCGGATGTCTACGCGGCCTATCGCGGTGCTCTGGGCCGTGATCACTGGATGATACAGACCTTGTCGGCAGATGAGGCGGTCAGCGTAGCTATCGGTACTGACTACTATGACGGCGGACGCTACCGTGAATTCCATATCCACAACTGGACCGCAGACAATGGAATGCTCCCGAGCATCTGGAATGCCGCTTCCACGGGGATTACATTGGCCAATAACGCCATCACGCTATTTGGTGCCGATAAGGAACAGTTTACGGCAGCCGCGCGTGCCATCCGTGCTTACTACTATTTTATCTTGATGGACAACTTTGGCGCTGCGCCGTTGATTACCGGCCCGATCGATGCTGTACCTGCACGTACAAGCCGCGCCGATATCTGCCGTTTTATCGAGTCTGAGTTATTGGCTGTAAAGGATTTGCTGCCAGCAACAGTCTCGGTAGCCACTTACGGGAAAGCAACAAAATATACGGCGGAGGCACTTTTGGCCAAACTGTATCTCAACTGGAATGTATATATGGCGGCTGATGTCGCTAACTACACACCATCAGCGCCGAACGAAAAAATAAATGCGGTGGTCGCCATGTGTGATTCAATAATTGCTTCTAGCCAGTTTAATTTGACAAGCCACAGGTTTTTGGCCAAATTCCGGCCGGATAACGGCTTTCAGGTAAAGGATTTTATCTTTGCCATGCCATACGACCGCGAAAAACAACAGGGTATGACCTACGCTCGTTTTTGGATTCACCGCAGTGCACAGAATCAGTTTGCAGCGTTGCCTCAAAGTGTTGGGGGGACATTTCGCGTTTTGCCCAGCTATTTGGACAAATTTAATTTGGAAGGCGACGAACGCAACGCATCTTATATTGGTGGCAAACAATACTATTGGTCTAATTACACCGAAGATAAAAAACGGCCATTTTTGATCAGGACCTCGAAACGGGGAATAGATCAGGATTATAAGGGCGACGACGCGGATGTGCAGTTCGACTGGCAGATGGAGACCACGCGGGATATCGTCTTGCGTCCGGATGGGGCTGCCACGCTGAATGCAGGCAATGACCAGAAAGGCCGGTCAATGGGATATCGTTCCATCAAATTCTATATGGACGTAGCGGTTACAGCAGCTAACCAACGGAACCAAAGTAACGATGTGCCCATATTGCGCTACGCGGATATCTTATTGATGAAAGCGGAGGCCATACTACGGGGTGCAGCACCAACACGCGGCGAGACACCACAATCTTTGGTCAATCAGATCAGGGCCTATGTCAACGCCCCGGCCCTTACAAAAGCGCCAGATCTTCAGGACATACTGGACGAGCGTGCGCGTGAGTTTGCCGATGAATCCTGGCGGCGCAATGATTTGATCCGCTACGGTAAATTTGAAGATAACTGGGGATTCCGTTCGCTATATCCGGCGGGGATGAGTGAAAAGTTTCGCCGTATCTTTCCGGTACCGACAACGGTACTGAATGTCAATACCCATTGGAAACAGAATCCCGGTTATTAGTTATCCTTTATGAAACGTAGAACTTTTATGAAAAATTCCCTGGGCACGGTGATCACCGCCGGCCTTGGGGGCATTTCGCTCAACAGCCTGGCGCTAACGTCGCCTACTCGTCTGGAAAGCGAAGACATACAGCAGATGTATAAGCCAAAAGATGAGTACGACATGCACTTTATGGCCGTCGGGGACTGGGGCCGCAATGGTGCGGATCATCAGGTCGCTGTCGCCCAGCAAATGGGACACTGGGCCGAACAGCATGCCAACGATTTTATCATCTCCACGGGCGACAACTTTTACCCCTCAGGTGTAGTCAGTGAACATGATCCATTATGGCATTATTCTTTTGAAAATATTTACACCGCCTTTTCGCTGCAATGGGACTGGTATCCGATCTTAGGCAATCATGACTACAAGTCTGACCCGGATGCTCAGGTACGTTATAGCAATATCAGTAGACGATGGAAGATGCCATCGCGCTATTACAGCAAAGTATTTCCGCTTAGGGATGGCAGGAAGGTACTCATGGCCTTTATCGATACCAATCCCCTGATCCCTGAATTCTATACCAACAGTGAATACGGTCCGCATGTAGCAGGCCAGCAGCCCGAAAGACAGCTAGCCTGGCTCGATCAACTGCTGCGTGATTCGGATGCCCACTGGAAGATCGTGGTCGGCCATCATCCGCTGTATACCGCAGGACCGCGAACGACAAACTACGATACTCTTGCGGTGCGAAAGGCATTGGAAAGTATCTTCGAGGAAAGAGGGGTGGATATGTATCTATCGGGGCACGAGCATTCACTGCAACACCTAAAAGTTGCCGGTAGAAAGTTTCACCAGTTTATATCAGGCGCAGGTTCGGAGGTCACGGCGGTCAAATCTGACCTGCCCTATAGCCGCTTTGCACGTGATCAATACGGCTTTTTCTACTTTTCAATCAATGCATCCCAAATTGTATGTCAGGTGATCAGCCATGAAGGTAGTCAGCTGTATCGCGCTATAGTATCCAAGTCCTAGGTAACAACTATATTTAATGATATAATCGTTATTTCGTTCGATTACTCTGCTCTGATCATGTCCAAGGTCGGAGCAGAATCTCGTCTAGGGAGCATGTAGCCCCAGCTTACCCGGCTAAGCGAGGAATGGCACGCAGTTGTAAGCTGATGCGATCAATGCAATATCCTGAAGTTTTCGGAAAGTTCACAGTGATAGTCGCTGGATTTCTTGCTGCTTTAAATGGCGACAAGAGTTCGTATATTTATGCAAAAGTATTCTCATGCTCAATGACTATAAAAAATACGATTTATTTGGCCGCACGCTTCTGCAGAAAATTGATCTTAAGGCGCCCTTTCATTATGATTTTCCGATAGCGGAGCAGGCTTGCTTTCTCTATGTGCTGAAAGGCGTATTTGAATATCAGCGGGATGACAACCGTATGAGCCTTGCAAAAGATTATGCTTTACTTCTTAACTGTATACAATCAGGTCAACAGATCCAGCACTGCAAGACGGATGATGAGTGCCAGATCCTGATCGTTACATTCTACCCTGACATTTTAAAAAAGGTCTACGATCGGGAATTGCCGTATTTACTGCGGAAACCCCGGGATGTCATTTCCAATAAATCTGCTGAAATGCTCAACAACGATATTCTGATAAAGAAATATGTGGAGGGACTGCTTTTTTATTTTGAAAATCCCTTGTTGGTAAATGATGATATCCTGATCCTCAAACTCAAGGAAATCCTTTTGTTGCTCGCACAATCCGGCGATGCGGCAACCGTTCAGTTGATCCTGTCCCAGCTGTTTTCACCCGATACTTATTCCTTCAAACAGATTATTGAAGCAAACCTTTTTGCGCAGCTTACGATTGAACAACTGGCTGCGCATTGCAATCTAAGTATATCTTCATTCAAACGGGAATTTGCGAGGTTATATCAAGACACGCCAGCCAACTATATTAAACACAAAAAGTTGCAGAAGGCGGCCGACCTGCTCGTTTTTTCGGAAAAGC from the Sphingobacterium thalpophilum genome contains:
- a CDS encoding RagB/SusD family nutrient uptake outer membrane protein, whose translation is MKSKLIIQLFALSALAFTQASCTDLDVDIKSQHTEFPNTERAAEAILADVYAAYRGALGRDHWMIQTLSADEAVSVAIGTDYYDGGRYREFHIHNWTADNGMLPSIWNAASTGITLANNAITLFGADKEQFTAAARAIRAYYYFILMDNFGAAPLITGPIDAVPARTSRADICRFIESELLAVKDLLPATVSVATYGKATKYTAEALLAKLYLNWNVYMAADVANYTPSAPNEKINAVVAMCDSIIASSQFNLTSHRFLAKFRPDNGFQVKDFIFAMPYDREKQQGMTYARFWIHRSAQNQFAALPQSVGGTFRVLPSYLDKFNLEGDERNASYIGGKQYYWSNYTEDKKRPFLIRTSKRGIDQDYKGDDADVQFDWQMETTRDIVLRPDGAATLNAGNDQKGRSMGYRSIKFYMDVAVTAANQRNQSNDVPILRYADILLMKAEAILRGAAPTRGETPQSLVNQIRAYVNAPALTKAPDLQDILDERAREFADESWRRNDLIRYGKFEDNWGFRSLYPAGMSEKFRRIFPVPTTVLNVNTHWKQNPGY
- a CDS encoding metallophosphoesterase, producing MKRRTFMKNSLGTVITAGLGGISLNSLALTSPTRLESEDIQQMYKPKDEYDMHFMAVGDWGRNGADHQVAVAQQMGHWAEQHANDFIISTGDNFYPSGVVSEHDPLWHYSFENIYTAFSLQWDWYPILGNHDYKSDPDAQVRYSNISRRWKMPSRYYSKVFPLRDGRKVLMAFIDTNPLIPEFYTNSEYGPHVAGQQPERQLAWLDQLLRDSDAHWKIVVGHHPLYTAGPRTTNYDTLAVRKALESIFEERGVDMYLSGHEHSLQHLKVAGRKFHQFISGAGSEVTAVKSDLPYSRFARDQYGFFYFSINASQIVCQVISHEGSQLYRAIVSKS
- a CDS encoding helix-turn-helix domain-containing protein — its product is MLNDYKKYDLFGRTLLQKIDLKAPFHYDFPIAEQACFLYVLKGVFEYQRDDNRMSLAKDYALLLNCIQSGQQIQHCKTDDECQILIVTFYPDILKKVYDRELPYLLRKPRDVISNKSAEMLNNDILIKKYVEGLLFYFENPLLVNDDILILKLKEILLLLAQSGDAATVQLILSQLFSPDTYSFKQIIEANLFAQLTIEQLAAHCNLSISSFKREFARLYQDTPANYIKHKKLQKAADLLVFSEKRITDIAFECGFNDLATFTKNFTDAYHIHPTGYRQAKR